Within the Terriglobia bacterium genome, the region GAGTGGTTCGACGAGCATCTGGATCGAGGAAATGAGGGAACACGATGAGAGTAGATCGCCGAGTCTTTGTGAAATCCATTGCCACCGCAGCGGTTTCGAGCGGCACATTGCTGACATCAAGGAAAGGGTGGTGCAACGACGGTCAGCGTATGTTCAGCTGGGAGGACGCTTACAACCGCTGGCAAGTTAGTCGTTTGGCTATGGCGGGCGACGGTGTAGCGTTCGCGCTGGAAGTTACTCGACCGTTGAGCGCCGGCGGTCCATTCTTCGGGGGAAACTGGAATCTCGACCTGCGCGGAGATCTCTGGGTCTTAAATGGCGACTTAGAGACTCCAAGACAGATGGATGTCTTAGCGGGAGGGACGTGGTCCAGTAGCTTCTCCCCTGACGGCAAGCGGCTGTCCGCGCTGACCTTGATCGAGCCCGGCAAAGTCGGTCTTGTCGTGTGGGAATTCGACAGCGGAAAGCATCAAGTATTCTCTGAGTGCAATGTCGAGATCTTTCTTTCGACATTCAGAACTGCCGGTTCAGCGTATGCGGCACCGACCAGGTTCATCCAGATGCCGCACCGTTATATTTGGCTAGATAACGCATCAATTCTCTATGTTGATTGCGGAGATGTGCGGCAGCAGAACCTGCTTGCGATTTCAAGTGTCTCGCCCACGCTACAAGCATTTCGTAAGCGCACGGAACAAGGTCAACCTTCGGTGCGCGAATGGAGCGATCATTCACCGACGTGCGGGGCCGGAAGTCGGCTCGTGAGAATCGCGTGCGATACCGGTAAAGTCGAGACGCTTTATGAGGGAGACGTTCGGGGAGTTTCTCTCTCCGCTGACCGACGGTGGCTTGCTGTGCTCGTCGCCAGCGGCAATGTCCCTCCGGTTCCTGACAAGCCGATGACGTGGCCGCTGCAGGCTACAGTTTCAAATGAGAATCCCATGGTTGACTTGAAGCTTGCCCTCGTCGATCTGTCGCACCCTAGTGTTGTTCATGAAATCCGAGGTGTTGCTGGTGTCGGCGATGTTGCTCCGAGTCGATTGCCGCGTTGGAGCGATGATAACGAACGAATTGCCGTCCCGGTAAGGGCGACCTATTCAGATGAGCCGTCGACAGGTAATGACGCCGTCTGGGAGGTTACAGTGAGTACGGGCGAGGCTCGCAAATGGGGGGCTTCGTCCGCACTCGATGCTGAACTGCTCGCAGCTCTGTTGACTACCGATGGACTAAACACGAAGCGGGTGATAGATGCTCGACCACAGAAGGTCAGAGCCGAAAATTATGGCAGTGGCGGTCAGATCAACGGCGGCGCATGGCGCTGTGCTCGCGGGCAGGTGATGTTCTGGGATGCCCCGGTGCTCACTGTCATCAGTCCTGACAAGACAATTGTGATTTCGGACAACTTCTCTTCGGTGCAGCCAGCGGTTGTTAGCGACACTGTAGCCCGAACCATCGCTATGAGGAAGAACGGCGGCACCTCGATAATTACAACGGGCGAAGATCGTTATAGGATCGATGATCTCCCAACAAAACCAGGGTGGAGTCTGCTTGGCGTGCGTCCTCAGGACGCGGCGGTCGTCTACAGTGAGGACTCCGATGATGGCACGTTCCTCATAATCGCAAAACACGGGACCCAGCCGCGTACTTCTCCCCTCTCCTTCAACACGTATTTTCGCGATGTAGCAAAGCCAACGCGCAGAATGCTGGATTGCTCATTTCCCGACGGTACCGTGAGGAAAGGTACTTTCGTCCTTCCGGTCAGTCACAAGGCAGGCGAGCGACATCCGGTCGTCGTTTGGGCCTATCCCAATTCAATTCCGTCGCTCAATGACAGCTTCACAAGTCTGAATAGTTACATCAATGTTGTGTATCCGGTTCAATATCTGCTTAGCCGTGGGTTCGCCTTTTTCCAGGCACCGTTTCCTATTGGAAAGCCCAGCGACGTAAGCAACATTGACCCCATGCAGGCGGCAGCCAATGCGGTCCTTCCCTGGCTTGACGTTTTAGATCGACAGCCCGAAGTCCTCTCCGGCGAGTATGGATTCTTCGGACATTCCAATGCGGGTTATGTCGCGCTCTCCCTGGAAGCTTTGACGCGCCGGTTCAAGGCAATTGTGGCGTGGGATACATTCCCGGACCTCGGCTTAGCGCCGCACAGTTGGGCCGGTGACCTTGCCCTCGACTGTGGAGGCAATGTAATTCAAACCGACAGGATGTACTATGAAGACCCGAAACAACCCTATGCCCCGCAGCCGGCGCCGCCTTGGACGAGTCCAGTCAAATACATCCAGAACACTCCACTTTTCAACCTCAATCGGGCATCCACCCCTCTGCTGCTGGTTGAGGGTGAGTTCGATAGTGATCCTGAGGAGATGGAAGAGGTGTACTCGACGCTCTATGGTCGCGGCGTACCGGTCGAGCTCGCCTACTATTGGGGTGAAGACCATGTCTTTGCGAGCCCGGGGAATATGCACGACAGCTGGCTTCGAACTGAGCGATTCTTCAAGAAGTATCTCCGGGTGACTTGATTTTCTCGACTTATTAAGAGTCGCAGGGTGGGGACTGTAGGCCAAGCGGCGGCGGGAACGCCAGAGTGAAATCAGCGGCAATCGCGAGTATGCCCGCCAATACGTGTCTCTGTACCAGTGAAGAAAAATAAATAATAAGGCAAGAATCTGGATTGTACTCTCCGGGTCTAATGATAGTATTTCCCACACTTTCAGGTTCGGAGAAGCCTGAAGGGACCGCCTAATGTTCAACAAAAAATCCAACGAGAGCCTCGAGCCTTGCGGTTTGGGAATTTCCCAGCTACGGAACCTCTCGGACGAAACAATAATGGCACATCTGAAGCAGGGGCACGATGATGCGCTAGCAGTCCTGTTCGAGCGCTATCACCGTCTGGTCTTCAGCATAGCCGTCAAGATCTTGCACGACGAAGGGGAGGCCGAGGACGTTACGCAGAACGTCTTCCTGGAAGTTTTCCGAAATGCGGTACAGTTTGATCCGCAGAAGGGCAGTACTAAGGCATGGTTGCTGCAATATGCCTATCACCGTAGCTTCAACCGGTTGCGGTACCTGAAAGTTCGGGGCCTGCAACGCGATTTTGACGTTGCGACCGAACTCGAGCGCCAGGTCGAAGATGCATTTCTAGTTGCCACGAAGACCTTGGACACTGTGGACCGCGCCCGAATGGTGCGCCAGGCGTTCCGGGTTTTAACGGGTGCCCAGAGTAATACTCTGAAGTTGGCTTTTTTTGAAGGACTGTCCCTGAAAGAGATTAGTGAACGTACGGGAGAGCCTTTAGGGAATGTGCGTCATCATTACTATCGGGGCCTAGATCGGATGCGAAGCCATCTTGAAAGCCGGACAGCGGATGAAAGTGTAGCGGGACAAGTAGCCGGCGCAACTGACAGCGTTCGAACCGGGAGTCTTTGATGTGGAGCCATGATCGATTTGAGGAGCTTGCGGCGCTTGCCGCGGCGGGACAGATTACGGGTCGCGAACTCGAGGAGTTTCTGGACCATGTGGAGTACTGTGGTCAATGCAAAGACGCATTTGCGTATTTTGTTCAGCTCCATGAACAAGGGTTACCGCTTGTAAACGGCCAAAAATCATTCTTCACAAAGACAACGCCCGTACCGTATGGAATGACGGAGCGCTTCCTGTCCAGGGCTCGCGAAGAAGGAATTCGATTCTCCGAAGAACCCGATGCCCACCATTTTTATTCCACTTTCTCTCGGTTCTTCGCTTGGGGTAATTACCAAAAATTATTGGCGGGAGCCGCTCTGATTGGGCTTGTTGCCATTGGTATGCGCGAATATGAATCTCGCAAGCCCAAGGTCGTGGCGCAGATCGAGGCACCGGTTCAGATTGCGACTGTGCAGAAACCCGCGAATGAAACCGATCTCACAAATCAGATTCGAATCCTGACTGCCTCTAACCAGCGCATGCAGGATGAAGTCGCCCGACTGAAAAGAGAGCACGATCAGGACTCAGCAAACGTCGACGACCTCCAATCGAAGCTACGCAGCGCGCAATTGGCAAGCCAGAATTGGCAATCAGCCTTCAGTAAACATTTAGCCGACGAACAGGCTTCGCTCCGTCAGAAAGATGATCAACTGATCAGAGCGCAAGCGGAACTTCAGAACGCGCAGAACACCAGTGCGCGGAACGACGCGGACGTTATCGCTTTGCGCGCCAAGGTCCAGGATCTCACCGAGCAAGTGCGAGTAGAACACGAGGCGGCCGAACGTGAACGCGAACTTATTTCGGCAGACAGCGACATTCGCGATCTGATGGGAGCCCGCAATTTGCATATCGTCGACGTGATTGACGCTGACCCCAGTGGCAAACAGACGAGAGCATTCGGGCGAGTGTTCTACACTGAAGGCAAGTCGTTAATCTTTTATGCATATGATTTGAGCGAGGCCAAACTCAAAGATGCCAGCTATTCGTTTCAGGTGTGGGGGCAAAGAGAATCTGGCTCGGTGAAGAAGCTGGGAGTGTTGTTCCAGGATGACCAACACCAGCGGCGATGGGTGCTGAAGGTCAACGACCCGGTTGTCCTCCATAACATCAGCAGTGTATTTGTCACAATCGGCCCACACGGGACGCAAGAACCCGAAGGTAAGGAACTGCTCTACGCGTTCCTGGATATGAAGCCCAACCACCCGTAAAGACGGTTGCAAGGTCTGCTCAGATTGCAGTCCGGGCAGAAAATAAAGTTCCAATTCATTGGTGATTGGAGAATCGCCAGGAGTGTATATTTTCGGCTCATCACGTACGACTCGTCGACTTGAAGTTCCTCTGGCGTCGAGATTCCTGGGTCAACTTCTTCTTATCCAGAAAAATACCACTGTATTGGTACAGATGTTCTACGAACCGGGCACTCTCTCAAAAAGGAGTGAGCGATTATGACCCTTCACCGTTGTCTCACCTCAATCGTCGTCTTGCTGGCGATTCTATGTCTTGCGGTTGGCGCGCAGGCACAGACGGAACGAGCAACTCTCTCCGGTCGCGTTGTCGATCCGGCTGGAGCTGCGATTCCCGGCGTCCGGGTTACTGTTATGAGCCTGGGAACCAGTGCCATCATTGAGGCAAAGACGAACAGTGAAGGTTTATTTATTGTTCCGAATCTTCGTCCGGGGCACTACCGCATCAAGGTGGAGAAAGAAGGTTTCAAGTCGCTTCTCCGACCCGACATCGAATTGCACGTACAGGACGTGATTGCGCTCAACTTCTCAATGAATATCGGCTCAAGAATTGAGACGGTCACCGTGAACGGCCAAGCTCCGCTGGTGAACAGCGAATCTGCAGCGGTCAGCACAGTTGTGGATAGGAAGTTCATCGATAGCCTTCCCTTAAACGGTCGCAGCTTCCAGTCCCTGCTACTGCTTACTCCCGGCGTGGTAATGCAGACCGTACAGAGTGGCAACCTCGGTCAATTCAGCGTGAACGGGCAGCGTGCTGATTCGAACTACGTTACGGTCGATGGCGTAAGTGCCAACTTCGGGATGAGCACCTCCTACATGATGTCTGAGTCATTGGGTGGAGCAATTCCGGCGACCAACGTCTTGGGTGGGTATAACAGCCTCGCTTCGGCAGACGCGCTGCAGGAGTTCCGCGTGCAAACCTCGACCTATGCCCCCGAGTACGGCCGGCAGCCCGGCGGCCAGGTCTCCATCGTCACACGCTCTGGTACGAATGAGTTTCATGGCACTCTCTTCGATTATTTGAGGAACGACATCTTCGACGCACGCGATTACTTCAATACTCCGCCTGAAGCAAAACCAGCGCTGCGTCAGAACGATTTTGGCGGCGTGTTCGGTGGGCCGATCGTCAAGGACAAGGCATTCTTCTTCGTTTCGTACGAGGGACTGCGCCTGAGGAAGCCCAGCAACAGTACCTATTCGGTACCGAGTTTGGCGCTCCGAGCTTCGGCTCCGACAGATGTTCAGCCTATCTTGAACATGTTCCCGTTGCCGGCGCCTGGAGCACCCGTCAACCCTGACGGGTCGTCCAACGGAAGCGCATCCTGGTCGGATCCCGGGACCGTGAATGCGTTTAGCGGTCGGGTCGATGTAAATTTGCGGAACAACCTGACATTGTTTGGGCGTTATAACTATTCACCTTCTGAAATCGACGCTCGAGGTGGCGGCCCGAACGGCACATCGGCG harbors:
- a CDS encoding prolyl oligopeptidase family serine peptidase; the encoded protein is MRVDRRVFVKSIATAAVSSGTLLTSRKGWCNDGQRMFSWEDAYNRWQVSRLAMAGDGVAFALEVTRPLSAGGPFFGGNWNLDLRGDLWVLNGDLETPRQMDVLAGGTWSSSFSPDGKRLSALTLIEPGKVGLVVWEFDSGKHQVFSECNVEIFLSTFRTAGSAYAAPTRFIQMPHRYIWLDNASILYVDCGDVRQQNLLAISSVSPTLQAFRKRTEQGQPSVREWSDHSPTCGAGSRLVRIACDTGKVETLYEGDVRGVSLSADRRWLAVLVASGNVPPVPDKPMTWPLQATVSNENPMVDLKLALVDLSHPSVVHEIRGVAGVGDVAPSRLPRWSDDNERIAVPVRATYSDEPSTGNDAVWEVTVSTGEARKWGASSALDAELLAALLTTDGLNTKRVIDARPQKVRAENYGSGGQINGGAWRCARGQVMFWDAPVLTVISPDKTIVISDNFSSVQPAVVSDTVARTIAMRKNGGTSIITTGEDRYRIDDLPTKPGWSLLGVRPQDAAVVYSEDSDDGTFLIIAKHGTQPRTSPLSFNTYFRDVAKPTRRMLDCSFPDGTVRKGTFVLPVSHKAGERHPVVVWAYPNSIPSLNDSFTSLNSYINVVYPVQYLLSRGFAFFQAPFPIGKPSDVSNIDPMQAAANAVLPWLDVLDRQPEVLSGEYGFFGHSNAGYVALSLEALTRRFKAIVAWDTFPDLGLAPHSWAGDLALDCGGNVIQTDRMYYEDPKQPYAPQPAPPWTSPVKYIQNTPLFNLNRASTPLLLVEGEFDSDPEEMEEVYSTLYGRGVPVELAYYWGEDHVFASPGNMHDSWLRTERFFKKYLRVT
- a CDS encoding sigma-70 family RNA polymerase sigma factor encodes the protein MFNKKSNESLEPCGLGISQLRNLSDETIMAHLKQGHDDALAVLFERYHRLVFSIAVKILHDEGEAEDVTQNVFLEVFRNAVQFDPQKGSTKAWLLQYAYHRSFNRLRYLKVRGLQRDFDVATELERQVEDAFLVATKTLDTVDRARMVRQAFRVLTGAQSNTLKLAFFEGLSLKEISERTGEPLGNVRHHYYRGLDRMRSHLESRTADESVAGQVAGATDSVRTGSL